From Desulfobacterales bacterium, one genomic window encodes:
- a CDS encoding response regulator, translating to MKRIVIIDDSEFLIMQLKNFFVNELKYNVVATGIDGNDAVALYRKYRPDLITLDITMPNKTGEEAVQEIIKEFPDAKILMISAVRGESVLDCMTYGAKGYVEKPLYFSEPEFVEDFKNTLEEIFK from the coding sequence ATGAAAAGAATTGTTATTATAGATGATTCAGAATTCCTTATTATGCAGCTCAAAAATTTTTTTGTTAATGAATTAAAATATAATGTAGTAGCAACAGGAATAGACGGAAATGATGCTGTTGCGTTATATCGAAAATATCGCCCAGATTTAATTACATTGGATATCACTATGCCAAACAAAACTGGAGAAGAAGCCGTTCAAGAAATAATTAAGGAATTTCCTGATGCAAAAATTTTAATGATCTCTGCTGTTAGAGGGGAGTCTGTACTTGATTGTATGACTTATGGCGCAAAAGGATATGTAGAAAAACCCCTGTATTTTTCGGAACCAGAATTTGTTGAAGATTTCAAAAATACGTTAGAAGAGATTTTTAAGTAA